The following coding sequences lie in one Arabidopsis thaliana chromosome 3, partial sequence genomic window:
- a CDS encoding hydrolases, acting on ester bond (hydrolases, acting on ester bonds; FUNCTIONS IN: hydrolase activity, acting on ester bonds; INVOLVED IN: intracellular protein transport, GPI anchor metabolic process; LOCATED IN: endoplasmic reticulum, plasma membrane; EXPRESSED IN: 22 plant structures; EXPRESSED DURING: 10 growth stages; CONTAINS InterPro DOMAIN/s: PGAP1-like (InterPro:IPR012908); Has 338 Blast hits to 334 proteins in 168 species: Archae - 0; Bacteria - 16; Metazoa - 103; Fungi - 147; Plants - 45; Viruses - 0; Other Eukaryotes - 27 (source: NCBI BLink).): protein MRDVRFAMSIRPRLRIVGVLILAAWIGLVALFGLLKPIKNGCTMTYMYPTYIPISVTDDTTPGRYGLYLYHEGWRKIDFKEHLKKLSGVPVLFIPGNAGSYKQVRSVAAESDRAFQGGPFERTFYQEASLLRGGGADTESVDYDLPSQYSNRLDWFAVDLEGEHSAMDGRILEEHTEYVVYAIHRILDQYKESHDTREREGAAASSKLPHDVILVGHSMGGFVARAAAVHPRLRKSAVQTILTLSSPHQSPPLALQPSLGHYFAQVNREWKKGYEVQTSPGGNYVSDPLLSGVVVVSISGGYNDYQVRSKLESLDGIVPSSHGFMISSTSMTNVWLSMEHQAILWCNQLVVQVSHTLLSMVDSKTNQPFSDTDKRLWVLTRMLQSALAQSFNGMTPMEVSHELPILASKGSTCFLDWRDDALDRDLYIQTSTVTILAMDGRRRWLDIDLLGSNGKNHFIFVTNLVPCSGVRLHLWPEKEKSNSNLPVCERVLEVTSKMVLIPAGPAPKQSEPGSQTEQAPPSAVLKLGPEDMRGFRFLTISVAPREAVSGKPPVAVSMAVGQFFNPGDGAVEVSSQSMLLSTYWAKEIFLKEDHPLAYNLSFSTSLGLLPATLSLKTTGCGIKTFGLPDGETGDLDKDKLCKLRCFPPVALAWDSASGLHVFANLYSETIVIDSSPALWSSQSSEKTTVMLLVDPHCSYTASVHVSAPAMSSRFVLLYGPQIVGFSFAVIMFALMRQANQWDNKLSVPPLLSAVEYNLEMPSPFLLLAVLPLISSLFYSFLMGQPIPPLTSFTVVSLICYLLANAFISVLTIVSKFPFQASALVHTTVKSRCQALERNYSLAFLHWFSILSSSFFCLKAIRILKLNTTILMTLIAVTLVSFVHPALGLFVLLASHALCCHNSMCCIMMASKRKESLDQKNEAERKTRHPSSREDPVSGDLSEKSFVETQADIFNHRHGLLILHLLAALMFVPSLAAWFQRIGTGQSFPWFADSALCVGVIFHGILNSRPESSILRSFPFFSGHQIRPHHIYLLAGYYCFFSGLELAPYKVFYAIASLGYISLTLKISQVNKNDLRFRTKSRIHRN from the exons ATGCGTGATGTAAGATTTGCTATGAGCATTCGACCAAGGCTGAGGATAGTTGGCGTTTTGATTTTAGCGGCATGGATTGGGCTTGTGgctttgtttggtttgctAAAACCTATAAAGAATGGTTGTACTATGACTTACATGTATCCTACTTACATTCCTATCTCTGTGACGGATGATACAACTCCTGGAAGATATGGACTTTATCTTTACCATGAAGGTTGGAGGAAGATTGACTTTAAGGAACACCTTAAGAAACTTAGTGGAGTTCCTGTTCTTTTCATTCCAGGCAATGCTGGTAGCTACAAGCAG GTCAGGTCTGTGGCAGCAGAATCTGATAGAGCGTTTCAGGGGGGCCCATTTGAGCGCACATTTTACCAGGAAGCTTCTCTACTCCGTGGGGGAGGTGCAGATACGGAGTCTGTAGACTATGATTTGCCTAGTCAGTACAGTAACAGACTAGATTGGTTTGCTGTGGATCTTGAAGGTGAACATTCTGCAATGGATGGTCGCATACTTGAGGAGCACACTGAATATGTCGTATATGCCATTCATAGG ATTCTAGATCAATATAAGGAATCTCATGATaccagagaaagagaaggtgCCGCTGCGTCCAGTAAATTACCACATGATGTGATCTTGGTTGGGCATTCTATGGGTGGTTTTGTTGCTAGAGCTGCTGCAGTCCATCCTCGTTTGCGGAAATCAGCTGTGCAAACCATTCTAACACTCTCAAGTCCACACCA ATCACCTCCTCTGGCATTGCAGCCATCCTTGGGGCATTACTTTGCTCAAGTGAATCGAGAATGGAAAAAAGGTTATGAAGTTCAAACATCCCCTGGGGGAAATTATGTGTCTGACCCATTACTATCCggagttgttgttgtatcCATTTCCGGTGGCTACAATGACTATCAG GTTCGATCGAAGTTAGAGTCACTTGATGGCATTGTCCCTTCAAGTCACGGCTTTATGATAAGTAGTACAAGCATGACAAACGTGTGGCTGTCAATGGAACATCAAGCTATTTTGTGGTGTAACCAATTGGTTGTTCAA GTTTCACATACGCTTCTTAGTATGGTTGACTCGAAAACTAATCAGCCATTTTCTGATACTGATAAGAGACTTTGGGTTTTAACCAGAATGCTTCAAAGTGCATTAGCTCAAAGTTTCAATGGAATGACACCCATGGAAGTCTCTCATGAGTTACCCATATTGGCCTCAAAGG GCTCTACGTGTTTCCTGGATTGGAGGGATGATGCTCTCGATAGGGATCTATACATACAAACAAGTACTGTCACGATTTTGGCAATGGACGGGAGAAGGCGCTGGTTGGACATAGATTTATTG GGGTCAAATGGAAAGAATCACTTTATATTTGTCACAAATCTGGTGCCTTGTTCTGGAGTAAGACTCCATCTATGGCCTGAGAAGGAGAAATCGAATTCAAATTTACCGGTTTGTGAAAGGGTCTTGGAAGTTACATCAAAGATGGTTCTCATTCCGGCAGGCCCTGCACCAAAACAG TCGGAACCAGGGAGTCAGACTGAACAAGCTCCCCCATCTGCAGTACTGAAGCTGGGGCCTGAAGACATGCGTGGATTCAGATTCTTGACTATCTCAGTTGCGCCTCGCGAA GCCGTTTCTGGTAAACCTCCAGTAGCAGTTTCCATGGCAGTAGGGCAGTTCTTTAATCCCGGAGACGGGGCCGTGGAGGTCTCATCTCAATCAATGCTCTTATCCACTTACTGGGCAAAG GAAATATTTTTGAAGGAGGACCATCCTCTAGCTTACAATCTATCGTTTTCTACCAGCTTAGGTCTATTGCCCGCAACACTGTCCCTGAAAACTACTGGATGCGGAATTAAAACTTTTGGTTTACCAGACGGCGAGACAGGAGACTTGGACAAGGATA AGCTCTGCAAATTGCGTTGTTTCCCACCTGTTGCTCTTGCCTGGGATTCTGCTTCTGGACTTCACGTTTTTGCAAATCTATACAGTGAGACAATAGTTATTGATTCATCACCAGCTCTTTGGAGTTCTCAGAGTTCTGAGAAAACAACCGTTATGCTATTG GTTGACCCTCATTGCTCATACACCGCAAGTGTTCATGTTTCTGCTCCAGCCATGTCCAGCAGATTTGTCCTTCTATATGGTCCTCAG ATAGTTGGCTTCTCATTTGCCGTCATAATGTTCGCTCTTATGCGGCAAGCTAATCAATGGGACAACAAATTATCAGTGCCACCATTACTTTCTGCTGTAGAGTACAATTTAGAAATGCCATCCCCATTTCTGCTTCTAGCTGTTTTACCTCTTATAAGTTCATTGTTCTACTCCTTCCTAATGGGTCAACCAATTCCTCCCCTCACAAGCTTCACAGTGGTCTCGTTGATCTGTTATTTGTTGGCCAATGCCTTCATCAGTGTGTTAACTATTGTTTCCAAATTTCCCTTCCAAGCGTCGGCCCTTGTCCACACCACTGTTAAATCAAG GTGCCAAGCTTTGGAAAGAAACTATTCTCTTGCTTTCCTTCATTGGTTTTCTATACTTTCTTCCAGTTTCTTCTGTTTAAAG GCAATCCGAATTCTGAAGCTCAACACAACAATTCTTATGACACTAATCGCAGTTACCTTGGTGTCCTTTGTTCATCCGGCTTTGGGTCTTTTTGTACTCCTCGCCTCTCATGCCCTTTGCTGCCATAACTCCATGTGCTG TATTATGATGGCATCAAAGAGAAAGGAATCACTCGACCAGAAAAATGAAGCCGAGCGTAAAACGCGACATCCCTCAAGCAGAGAGGATCCCGTGTCAGGAGACTTGTCTGAAAAGTCATTTGTTGAGACGCAAGCAGACATCTTCAACCACAGGCACGGTTTACTAATATTGCATCTCCTTGCAGCTTTGATGTTCGTACCCTCTCTTGCCGCTTGGTTCCAG CGGATAGGAACAGGACAAAGCTTCCCTTGGTTTGCTGACTCGGCTCTCTGCGTTGGCGTAATCTTCCATGGAATACTGAACTCGAGACCCGAGTCAAGCATTCTACGCTCTTTCCCGTTTTTCTCAGGACACCAAATCCGTCCCCATCACATCTATCTTCTCGCTGGCTACTACTGCTTCTTCTCCGGGCTAGAGTTGGCTCCATACAAAGTGTTCTATGCGATAGCTTCTTTAGGCTATATCTCTTTGACTCTTAAGATCTCACAGGTGAACAAGAACGACCTTCGTTTCCGTACTAAAAGCAGAATACACAGAAACTGA